A portion of the Halopelagius inordinatus genome contains these proteins:
- a CDS encoding DNA topoisomerase I — protein MSNGPELIITEKDNAARRIADILSGESAEAERVNGVNVYKWGGKRCIGLSGHVVGVDFPPEYNDWRDVEPVELIDAPVDKHPTQENIVAAMRRLARRARRVVIATDYDREGELIGKEAYEIVRDVNEDVPVDRVRFSSITDREVTEAFENPDELDFDLAAAGEARQIIDLVWGAALTRFLSLSARQLGDDFISVGRVQGPTLKLIVDREREIDAFDPEDYWELFADLEQGREGFESQYFYLDEDGNEAERVWDGDDAETAYETLENASSATVESVRRRTRTDDPPAPFNTTQFIRAAGSIGYSAQRAMSIAEDLYTAGYMTYPRTDNTVYPEDLDPEELLSEFSGHRTFGDDAESLLDQDEIEPTAGDNETTDHPPIHPTGELPSPSDLSEDEWEVYELVVRRFFATVAESAEWEHLRVVADAAGLSLKANGKRLVTEGYHAVYPYFNSSESFVPDVEEGEELSVTDTRIEAKQTQPPRRYGQSRLIETMEKMGIGTKATRHDVIQKLYDRGYIESDPPKPTRLARSVVEAGEEFAELIVSEEMTAQLEQDMQAITRGEATLEEVTDESRDILEDVFEGLMSSGEEVGKHLQESLKADKTVGTCPECGGDLVIRKSRHGSYFIGCDSYPDCTYTLPLPSTGKPLIMEDSCDEHELHHVKMLAGRKTFVHGCPLCKAEEADEQEDLVIGTCPECGEGAASETPQEGGDEGTAEGGELAIKRLRSGSRLVGCTRYPDCDYSLPLPRRGDVEVTDDSCEEHDLPKIRITYDGDSEPWDLGCPICNYREYQAEQNGSELEAVKGIGEKTAQKLQDAGIGDVSALKEAEPDALADVVDGIGPDTVRKWQTNAD, from the coding sequence ATGAGCAACGGCCCGGAACTGATAATCACGGAGAAGGACAACGCCGCTCGGCGTATCGCCGACATACTGAGCGGCGAGTCCGCAGAGGCCGAGCGGGTCAACGGGGTGAACGTCTACAAGTGGGGTGGCAAACGCTGCATCGGCTTGTCGGGCCACGTCGTCGGCGTTGACTTCCCGCCCGAGTACAACGACTGGCGGGACGTCGAACCGGTCGAACTCATCGACGCTCCCGTCGACAAACACCCGACCCAAGAGAACATCGTCGCCGCCATGCGCCGACTCGCCCGCCGCGCCCGTCGCGTCGTCATCGCGACGGACTACGACCGCGAGGGCGAACTCATCGGCAAGGAGGCGTACGAAATCGTCCGCGACGTGAACGAGGACGTGCCCGTAGACCGGGTCCGGTTCTCCTCTATCACCGACAGAGAGGTGACGGAGGCGTTCGAGAACCCCGACGAACTCGACTTCGACCTCGCCGCCGCGGGCGAAGCGCGACAGATAATCGACCTGGTGTGGGGGGCGGCGCTGACGCGCTTTCTCTCGCTTTCGGCCCGCCAACTCGGCGACGACTTCATCTCCGTCGGCCGGGTGCAGGGGCCGACGCTGAAACTCATCGTCGACCGGGAACGAGAGATAGACGCGTTCGACCCCGAGGACTACTGGGAACTGTTCGCCGACCTCGAGCAGGGACGCGAGGGGTTCGAGTCGCAGTACTTCTATCTGGACGAGGACGGCAACGAAGCCGAACGCGTCTGGGACGGCGACGACGCCGAGACGGCGTACGAGACGCTCGAAAACGCGTCGAGCGCGACGGTGGAGTCGGTCCGCCGCCGGACGCGAACGGACGACCCGCCCGCGCCGTTCAACACCACGCAGTTCATCCGCGCGGCGGGGTCTATCGGATACTCCGCTCAACGCGCGATGAGCATCGCGGAAGACCTCTACACCGCGGGGTACATGACGTACCCCCGGACGGACAACACCGTCTACCCGGAGGATTTAGACCCCGAAGAACTCCTCTCGGAGTTCAGCGGTCACCGCACGTTCGGCGACGACGCAGAGTCGTTGCTCGACCAAGACGAGATAGAACCGACTGCTGGCGACAACGAGACGACGGACCACCCGCCGATTCACCCGACGGGCGAACTCCCCTCTCCCTCGGACCTCTCTGAGGACGAGTGGGAGGTGTACGAACTCGTCGTCCGGCGTTTCTTCGCGACGGTGGCCGAGTCCGCCGAGTGGGAACATCTCCGCGTCGTCGCGGACGCGGCCGGCCTCTCTCTGAAGGCCAACGGCAAACGCCTCGTGACGGAGGGCTACCACGCCGTCTACCCGTACTTCAACTCCAGCGAGTCCTTCGTCCCCGACGTAGAGGAGGGCGAGGAACTCTCGGTGACGGACACCCGAATCGAGGCCAAACAGACCCAACCGCCGCGGCGGTACGGCCAGTCGCGCCTCATCGAGACGATGGAGAAGATGGGTATCGGGACGAAGGCGACGCGCCACGACGTCATCCAGAAACTGTACGACCGCGGCTACATCGAGAGCGACCCGCCGAAACCGACGCGACTCGCTCGGTCCGTCGTCGAGGCGGGCGAGGAGTTCGCCGAACTCATCGTGAGCGAGGAGATGACCGCCCAACTCGAACAGGACATGCAGGCCATCACGCGCGGGGAAGCCACCTTAGAGGAGGTGACGGACGAATCCCGCGACATCCTCGAAGACGTGTTCGAGGGGCTGATGTCCTCGGGCGAAGAGGTCGGTAAACACCTCCAAGAGTCGCTGAAGGCCGACAAGACGGTCGGTACCTGTCCGGAGTGCGGCGGCGACTTGGTCATCCGAAAGAGCAGACACGGGTCGTACTTCATCGGGTGTGACTCCTACCCCGACTGTACGTACACGCTTCCGCTTCCGTCCACCGGCAAGCCCCTCATCATGGAGGACTCGTGCGACGAACACGAACTCCACCACGTGAAGATGCTCGCCGGGCGGAAGACGTTCGTCCACGGCTGTCCGCTCTGTAAGGCCGAAGAGGCCGACGAACAGGAGGACTTGGTGATCGGAACGTGTCCCGAGTGCGGGGAGGGTGCGGCGTCGGAGACGCCGCAGGAAGGCGGTGACGAAGGAACCGCCGAGGGCGGCGAACTCGCCATCAAACGCCTCCGTTCGGGGTCGCGACTCGTCGGGTGTACGCGCTACCCCGACTGCGACTACTCGCTTCCCCTCCCGCGGCGGGGCGACGTCGAGGTCACGGACGACTCCTGCGAGGAACACGACCTGCCGAAGATACGGATCACCTACGACGGCGACAGCGAACCGTGGGATCTCGGGTGCCCCATCTGCAACTACCGCGAGTACCAGGCCGAACAGAACGGCTCCGAACTGGAGGCCGTGAAGGGTATCGGCGAGAAGACGGCACAGAAGCTCCAAGACGCCGGTATCGGCGACGTGAGCGCGCTGAAGGAAGCCGAACCCGACGCTCTGGCGGACGTGGTGGACGGTATCGGGCCGGACACGGTTCGGAAGTGGCAGACGAACGCGGATTAA